In Anaerolineales bacterium, one DNA window encodes the following:
- a CDS encoding protein kinase: MQPEKIGRYEIRSELGRGGMATVYHGYDPRFEREVAIKFLPPELVHADPNFKVRFEREAKIIAQLEHPSIVPVYDVGEENNQPYFVMRYMGGGSLSERIKTGSTFSIQDTVKILDQIAPGMDEAHARGVVHRDLKPGNILFTSKGVPLISDFGIAKFTQGEAGSVTGSAIIGTPAYMAPEQASGEATVDGRADIYALGVILYEMLTGRQPYQADTPLGVAIKHITEPVPRILEANPNLPAWMEKVIATAMAKDRDDRFSTAVEMTETIKAFLRGESPLETVKQSKPTVKISPYNRTTISKPSNEKTFTARKKRFGPLAVFAGLFVLILLGGGVYLLGGSLLPFLRAAPTPPVIQTQDAASAALIQTTETASIPETATSAPTEEAAAALLPAIGGADKIAFLRNNDIWIMNVDGTELIPVTNDGAAKFNLQWLPDGRTILYISGKTAKTVDIETLREENIFNYLSAEYFESFHVSPDGKQAAISLNRELFVVPFDVETLLTVTRKSQLLDMGGCLFYDELAVKGALWSDDGQKLAIKYLAPSGGLRVDTIRIMEIQFCNDADPVRLDDFPLGRFTFSNEIVNYSWDGDLLFFLNGNTRNGGFGDLVFYNGFTHKQEKPALFNGNCCYRDASFSPDGTHVIFAFQDIRLGTDSPINLYLIPADSLSTDRDLAPVPLPERFFTRRNDAPMPILRPAQP; the protein is encoded by the coding sequence ATGCAACCTGAAAAGATCGGGCGCTACGAAATCAGATCGGAATTGGGACGCGGGGGCATGGCAACCGTCTACCACGGCTACGATCCGCGCTTTGAGCGCGAGGTTGCCATCAAATTCCTGCCGCCCGAACTCGTGCACGCAGACCCCAACTTCAAAGTGCGCTTCGAGCGCGAGGCAAAGATCATCGCCCAGCTGGAGCATCCCTCGATTGTGCCGGTCTATGATGTGGGCGAGGAAAATAACCAGCCGTATTTCGTCATGCGCTACATGGGCGGAGGCTCGCTCTCTGAACGCATCAAAACCGGTTCCACCTTCAGCATCCAGGACACGGTAAAAATCCTCGACCAGATCGCGCCGGGCATGGACGAAGCGCATGCCCGCGGCGTTGTCCACCGCGACCTCAAGCCGGGCAACATCCTTTTTACCAGCAAGGGCGTCCCGCTCATTTCCGATTTCGGGATCGCCAAGTTCACACAAGGCGAAGCGGGCAGCGTCACCGGGAGCGCCATCATCGGCACCCCGGCCTACATGGCGCCGGAACAGGCAAGCGGGGAAGCCACCGTTGACGGGCGCGCCGACATTTACGCGCTCGGCGTCATCCTGTATGAAATGCTGACGGGCAGGCAGCCCTATCAGGCGGATACTCCGCTGGGCGTGGCGATCAAACACATCACCGAACCGGTCCCGCGCATCCTGGAGGCAAACCCGAACCTGCCCGCGTGGATGGAGAAGGTCATTGCCACAGCCATGGCAAAGGACAGGGACGACCGCTTCTCCACCGCCGTTGAAATGACCGAGACCATCAAAGCCTTTCTGCGCGGTGAATCCCCGCTCGAAACGGTTAAGCAAAGCAAGCCGACCGTGAAAATCTCGCCCTATAACAGGACCACGATCTCAAAACCTTCCAATGAGAAGACATTTACGGCTAGGAAAAAGAGGTTTGGTCCCCTGGCTGTGTTTGCGGGGTTGTTTGTGTTGATCCTGCTTGGCGGCGGCGTATATTTATTGGGCGGAAGCCTGCTTCCGTTTTTGCGTGCGGCGCCCACGCCACCTGTCATTCAGACGCAAGATGCCGCCTCCGCGGCCCTCATCCAAACCACCGAAACTGCCTCCATCCCGGAAACAGCCACCTCGGCGCCGACGGAAGAAGCAGCCGCAGCATTACTCCCCGCGATCGGCGGTGCGGATAAGATCGCCTTCCTGCGCAACAACGACATCTGGATCATGAACGTGGACGGCACAGAGCTGATCCCCGTCACCAACGATGGTGCCGCAAAGTTCAACCTGCAATGGCTTCCTGACGGCAGGACCATCCTTTACATAAGCGGCAAGACCGCAAAAACAGTGGACATCGAAACACTGCGCGAGGAGAACATATTCAATTATCTTTCGGCTGAATATTTCGAGTCCTTCCATGTCTCGCCGGACGGAAAGCAGGCTGCCATCAGCCTGAACCGCGAACTGTTCGTCGTCCCGTTCGATGTTGAAACGTTGTTAACCGTTACCAGAAAGAGCCAGCTGCTGGACATGGGCGGATGCCTTTTCTACGACGAGCTGGCCGTAAAAGGCGCGTTGTGGTCGGACGACGGGCAAAAACTTGCCATAAAATATCTCGCCCCCTCCGGCGGGCTCCGCGTGGATACCATCCGCATCATGGAGATTCAATTTTGCAATGATGCCGACCCTGTGCGCCTGGATGACTTCCCGCTCGGTCGTTTCACATTCAGCAACGAGATCGTCAACTATAGCTGGGACGGCGACCTGCTCTTCTTCCTCAATGGCAATACCCGCAACGGCGGGTTCGGCGACCTTGTGTTTTACAATGGGTTCACCCACAAACAGGAGAAACCCGCCCTCTTCAACGGCAATTGCTGTTACCGCGATGCATCCTTCAGCCCGGATGGAACCCATGTGATTTTTGCATTCCAGGATATCCGTCTCGGCACGGATAGCCCCATTAATTTATATCTCATTCCCGCCGACTCGCTTTCGACGGACCGCGACCTTGCCCCCGTGCCTCTGCCCGAACGCTTTTTTACCCGCCGCAACGACGCCCCCATGCCGATCCTGCGTCCCGCGCAGCCATGA
- a CDS encoding quinone-dependent dihydroorotate dehydrogenase, whose protein sequence is MYPLLRSFLFRLEPERAHALTLFALRLTGASPLLNWTVSRMFHAPEKPVDAFGLRFKNPVGLAAGYDKDGLAIAGLAALGFGHVEVGTVTPLAQDGNPKPRVFRLVEDEAVINRMGFPGRGADFLRRRIKPVDKINLLQRALGTMPKGQPTILGVNLGRNKSTPNEDAVLDYLALVQDFSPYADFLTINISSPNTAGLRELQGRDALEGLLVELHAQRQFEETKLGKQVPILVKLSPDLTDAELDDAVEVILRASMDGIIVTNTTLAREGLRSAHQRESGGLSGAPLAVKSEAVLRQTVRLVNGEVPIVSVGGIMRPEDAKRRLDLGAALVQIYTGMIYRGPSLVKEIVKAI, encoded by the coding sequence GTGTATCCCCTCCTGCGTTCGTTCCTTTTTCGCCTTGAACCTGAGCGCGCGCACGCGCTCACACTTTTCGCATTGCGGTTGACGGGCGCGTCTCCGCTGCTGAATTGGACCGTCAGCCGCATGTTCCACGCACCGGAAAAACCTGTGGATGCCTTTGGTTTGAGATTCAAAAATCCCGTCGGGCTGGCAGCCGGATATGACAAGGACGGCCTGGCAATAGCGGGTCTTGCCGCGCTCGGGTTTGGCCACGTGGAAGTGGGCACGGTTACGCCCCTGGCGCAGGATGGAAACCCAAAGCCGCGTGTCTTCCGTCTGGTGGAGGACGAGGCGGTCATCAACCGCATGGGATTTCCCGGGCGCGGCGCGGATTTCCTGCGCAGGCGCATCAAGCCCGTGGATAAGATCAACCTGCTCCAACGCGCATTGGGAACCATGCCGAAGGGACAGCCGACCATTTTGGGGGTGAACCTTGGCAGGAACAAATCCACACCCAATGAAGACGCCGTGCTGGATTATCTGGCCCTTGTGCAGGATTTTTCCCCGTATGCCGATTTCCTGACAATCAACATCAGCTCACCAAATACTGCGGGACTCCGCGAGCTACAGGGTCGGGATGCGCTGGAAGGGCTGCTCGTCGAACTCCACGCACAGCGCCAGTTTGAGGAAACAAAGCTCGGAAAACAGGTGCCGATCCTTGTCAAACTTTCGCCGGATCTCACGGATGCGGAACTGGACGATGCGGTTGAAGTCATCCTGCGCGCAAGCATGGACGGCATCATCGTTACAAATACGACCCTCGCACGCGAGGGATTGAGGTCTGCACATCAGCGTGAATCAGGCGGGTTGAGCGGCGCCCCGCTGGCGGTTAAGAGCGAAGCGGTTCTTCGTCAGACGGTGCGGCTGGTGAATGGCGAAGTCCCGATTGTCAGCGTGGGAGGCATTATGCGGCCCGAAGATGCAAAACGCCGCCTCGATCTCGGAGCGGCGCTGGTGCAGATCTATACAGGTATGATCTATCGCGGACCATCCCTGGTGAAGGAAATTGTGAAGGCGATCTAG
- a CDS encoding YdeI/OmpD-associated family protein, producing MPNKHTFKAVILNAGGGGAFVEIPFDAETAFGAKKPRVKAVIEGVPYRGMLTRMGGEQHILIILKSIREQIGKTFGDEIRIIVEADTAPRVLEIPKDLLKELKKDKEAKAFFDLLSYTHRREYVTWINEAKKEETRQARILKTIALLKKGEKSR from the coding sequence ATGCCAAACAAACACACCTTCAAAGCCGTCATCCTAAACGCGGGCGGAGGCGGGGCGTTCGTGGAGATCCCCTTCGATGCGGAAACGGCATTTGGCGCGAAAAAGCCCAGGGTCAAAGCCGTGATCGAGGGCGTTCCCTATCGCGGTATGTTGACGCGCATGGGCGGTGAGCAGCATATCCTCATCATCCTGAAATCCATCCGCGAACAGATCGGGAAAACATTCGGCGATGAAATAAGAATCATTGTGGAGGCAGACACCGCGCCGCGTGTGCTCGAAATCCCGAAGGACCTGTTGAAGGAGTTGAAGAAGGATAAGGAAGCCAAAGCCTTCTTTGACTTGCTTTCCTACACTCATCGCCGCGAATACGTGACCTGGATCAACGAAGCCAAAAAGGAAGAAACCCGTCAGGCGCGTATCTTAAAAACCATCGCGCTGTTGAAGAAGGGCGAAAAGTCGCGCTAG
- the pyrE gene encoding orotate phosphoribosyltransferase, which yields MTKLDKHLAALADGLLAAGCIKFGEFTLKSGLKSPMYIDLRRIITHPKLLEQIGRAYLPLLEKLKFDRIAGLPYAAIPIATAISLAGNYPMIYPRKEAKAYGTKAEIEGEYHAGETVVIIDDLATTGGSKFEAIEKLTGAGLLVKDIVVLVDRQSGAKESLEQAGYAMHAVLTISALLEYWEQHDKVNKDKLLETWDFLKGSK from the coding sequence ATGACAAAACTCGATAAGCACCTTGCAGCCCTTGCCGATGGACTGCTCGCGGCAGGCTGCATCAAATTCGGCGAATTCACCCTGAAATCGGGACTGAAATCCCCCATGTACATTGACCTGCGCCGCATCATCACTCATCCCAAACTGCTGGAACAGATCGGGCGGGCATATCTGCCCCTGCTCGAAAAACTGAAGTTCGACCGTATTGCCGGACTGCCTTACGCGGCCATTCCCATTGCCACAGCAATCAGCCTGGCGGGGAATTATCCGATGATCTATCCGCGCAAGGAAGCCAAAGCCTATGGTACAAAAGCCGAGATCGAAGGCGAGTATCACGCCGGGGAGACGGTTGTCATCATTGACGATCTGGCCACGACGGGCGGAAGCAAATTCGAAGCCATCGAAAAACTGACCGGCGCAGGCTTGCTCGTGAAGGACATCGTTGTGCTGGTGGACCGTCAGTCGGGCGCAAAGGAATCGCTGGAGCAGGCAGGCTATGCCATGCACGCGGTGTTGACCATATCCGCTTTGCTCGAGTATTGGGAGCAGCATGATAAAGTGAATAAGGACAAATTATTGGAAACATGGGATTTTCTGAAGGGATCGAAATGA
- the pyrF gene encoding orotidine-5'-phosphate decarboxylase: METFFTFLEKRVEDSASLLCIGLDPHFSDLKEPSAASARDFCLTLIRATAPYAAAFKPNAAFFEVFGAEGWTALKQVIEIVREESDRMGSRIPVILDAKRGDIASTAEAYARAAFESLGADCITLSPYLGRDSIEPFIQNQEKGVFLLCKTSNAGSMDVQDLLVLPRGANNPVHLYSYIAQLAQQWNERNNVGIVVGATHPQIMEMIRAAVPDLWFLSPGVGAQGGELELALKAGLRKDGKGMLLPVSRAISRNPAGPAKAAAELRDQIVNIKRTLNQG; encoded by the coding sequence ATGGAAACCTTTTTCACCTTTCTTGAAAAGCGCGTCGAAGACTCAGCCTCCCTGCTCTGCATCGGACTCGACCCGCACTTCTCCGACCTTAAGGAGCCATCCGCCGCATCCGCCCGTGACTTTTGCCTGACTCTCATTCGAGCAACCGCTCCCTATGCTGCGGCATTCAAACCCAACGCGGCATTCTTCGAAGTCTTCGGCGCCGAAGGCTGGACGGCTCTCAAACAGGTCATCGAAATCGTCCGCGAAGAATCAGACCGCATGGGTTCACGCATCCCCGTCATCCTGGATGCGAAGCGCGGCGATATCGCCTCCACAGCGGAGGCGTATGCCCGGGCCGCATTTGAGTCCCTCGGCGCGGACTGCATCACATTGAGTCCATATCTCGGCAGGGATTCCATAGAGCCATTCATCCAAAATCAGGAGAAGGGGGTTTTCCTGTTGTGCAAGACGTCCAATGCCGGTTCCATGGATGTGCAGGATTTGCTCGTTCTGCCCAGGGGGGCAAACAACCCCGTGCATTTATATAGTTATATTGCGCAGCTGGCGCAGCAGTGGAATGAGAGGAACAACGTCGGCATTGTCGTCGGCGCGACCCACCCGCAGATCATGGAAATGATCCGTGCCGCCGTTCCGGACCTGTGGTTCCTCTCGCCCGGTGTCGGCGCGCAGGGCGGCGAATTGGAACTTGCGCTCAAGGCCGGGCTGCGGAAGGATGGAAAGGGAATGCTGCTGCCCGTCTCGCGTGCCATTTCCCGCAACCCTGCAGGCCCGGCCAAAGCCGCCGCGGAGTTGCGCGACCAGATCGTGAATATCAAGCGCACGCTGAACCAGGGATGA
- a CDS encoding lamin tail domain-containing protein yields the protein MTLIINEVAWAGTNASEGHEWIELYNPGASPINLSDGWRLESSDGTPNIDFSSALCTIPGCTIPAGGYFLLERDTDGVISTISADLIYAGALSNSGETLSLYSPANELIDTANGNGGAWPAGSASTRSTMERIGMLPDGDTAWFTNDGVMRTGLDYNEDPIWGTPRNGNSLTPTPSPTNTSTPTPTITTTPPGVRSVIINEIAWAGTASGLPDDEWIELYNPGTVPISITGWNLRAVDGTPNIVLNGTIPAGGYFLLERGSNLGDDTTVSDIPADQIYTGNALSNTGEALTLYDGANRVIDTANGNGGAWPAGSATTYGTMERITGTVDSDTAWHTNTGVKRNGLNANGGNILGTPRNSNSIGPTPTPSSTRTSTPTSTPAFVIDPRPIINEILARPGFDWNQNGRVDVFDEFIEIKNLSPIDINLSGWKLDLLDGGSFSLPNVSLKPGERVVFYGSQTNLLLSDGGATIRLYNPSGRIYDAYTYSFAREADRSFCRLPDGNVFGKWFEDCTPTPNLANSRAGVVPSMPGGGYESPVCELPDTIPAAFLLAECRGYGANIWNSFYWDQPGWHVLFFRQNTSKWEAFIE from the coding sequence ATGACACTAATCATTAACGAAGTCGCCTGGGCGGGGACAAATGCAAGTGAAGGACATGAATGGATCGAATTATATAACCCGGGCGCATCCCCGATAAATCTGAGCGACGGCTGGCGGCTTGAATCAAGTGATGGAACTCCAAACATCGATTTTTCATCCGCATTGTGCACAATACCCGGCTGCACAATCCCTGCCGGTGGATATTTTTTGCTGGAGCGGGATACCGACGGGGTAATCTCAACCATCTCTGCCGATCTTATCTATGCCGGCGCACTTTCAAATAGTGGAGAAACCCTTTCTCTTTACTCTCCCGCGAACGAGCTCATTGATACCGCCAATGGCAACGGCGGCGCGTGGCCCGCTGGAAGTGCATCGACAAGAAGCACGATGGAACGCATCGGCATGCTGCCCGATGGCGATACCGCCTGGTTTACCAACGATGGCGTCATGCGAACCGGGCTGGACTATAACGAGGATCCGATATGGGGCACGCCAAGGAATGGAAACTCACTGACACCGACCCCGTCTCCCACCAACACCTCGACGCCCACGCCCACCATCACCACCACGCCGCCGGGCGTCCGTTCCGTCATTATCAATGAGATCGCCTGGGCCGGGACAGCTTCCGGTCTCCCCGACGACGAATGGATCGAGTTGTACAATCCCGGTACCGTACCCATCAGCATCACCGGCTGGAATTTGCGCGCCGTCGACGGCACGCCGAATATCGTCCTGAATGGCACGATCCCCGCGGGTGGATATTTCCTGCTCGAACGCGGCTCCAATCTTGGCGATGATACGACCGTATCCGACATTCCTGCGGATCAGATCTATACGGGGAACGCCCTTTCCAATACAGGTGAGGCCCTAACCCTGTACGATGGTGCCAATAGAGTCATCGATACTGCCAACGGGAACGGCGGCGCATGGCCTGCAGGCAGCGCGACCACCTACGGCACGATGGAACGCATCACCGGCACCGTGGACAGCGATACCGCCTGGCACACCAATACGGGTGTCAAGCGAAATGGATTAAATGCGAACGGCGGAAATATCCTGGGCACACCAAGGAACAGCAATTCCATTGGACCCACTCCCACGCCCTCTTCAACCCGAACGTCCACACCCACCAGCACGCCCGCCTTCGTGATAGATCCCCGTCCCATCATCAACGAGATTCTCGCCCGCCCCGGCTTCGATTGGAACCAGAACGGCAGGGTGGATGTCTTCGATGAGTTCATCGAGATAAAGAACCTCAGCCCGATCGATATCAACTTAAGCGGCTGGAAGCTCGATTTGCTGGACGGCGGCTCCTTCTCCCTGCCCAACGTCAGCCTGAAACCCGGCGAGCGCGTTGTTTTTTATGGCAGCCAGACCAACCTGCTGCTCAGCGACGGCGGCGCGACGATCCGCCTCTATAACCCCAGTGGAAGGATCTATGATGCCTATACCTACTCCTTCGCAAGGGAGGCGGACCGATCCTTCTGCCGCCTGCCGGATGGAAATGTCTTTGGAAAATGGTTTGAAGACTGCACGCCCACGCCCAATCTGGCAAACTCGCGCGCAGGCGTGGTCCCATCCATGCCGGGCGGCGGGTATGAATCCCCCGTCTGCGAACTGCCGGATACCATCCCCGCCGCATTCCTCTTGGCCGAGTGCCGCGGCTACGGCGCAAACATCTGGAACTCGTTTTATTGGGACCAGCCCGGCTGGCACGTTTTGTTTTTCCGGCAGAACACGAGCAAGTGGGAGGCGTTCATCGAGTAA
- a CDS encoding stage V sporulation protein S, whose product MDMIKVSANSRTSAVAGAIAGVVREHKRAEVQAIGAGAVNQAVKALVLATGYLKNDGIDVICVPEFVDVEIEDKVRTAVKLVIEPR is encoded by the coding sequence ATGGATATGATCAAAGTTTCAGCCAACTCCCGTACCTCTGCAGTCGCCGGGGCCATCGCAGGCGTCGTCCGCGAGCATAAAAGGGCGGAAGTGCAGGCCATTGGAGCTGGCGCCGTGAATCAGGCGGTGAAGGCCCTGGTGCTCGCCACCGGATATCTCAAGAACGACGGCATCGATGTGATCTGCGTCCCCGAGTTCGTGGATGTGGAGATCGAAGACAAGGTTCGTACTGCCGTCAAGTTGGTGATCGAGCCGCGTTAG
- a CDS encoding amidohydrolase family protein, translated as MLKLPGLIDPHVHVREPGATHKEDWDTVTQAALAGGVTTILAMPNTNPPIFDETTLDLALTAAKQKARCDYGQYLGAGPDNADIAASLAPKAAGLKMYLDSTFGELRLDDMTLWMPHFAKFQKDAPMVMHSESRTMAAAILFSAIHDRPIHIAHVSLKEEILLIKAAKEKGIKVTCEVCPHHLFLSKEDIPVISHGQPGRGEVRPRLATKEDVDALWVNLDVIDCFATDHAPHTLQEKDSENPPPGFPGLETILPLLLTAVGEGRLSMNHILEKMYTNPRRIFKLPEQPETWVEVDENAVYEIKAAGQFTRCGWTPFEGWQVRGKVTKVVLHGRTAFENGKIIIGKGFGRNVRI; from the coding sequence ATGCTAAAACTCCCCGGATTGATCGACCCCCACGTCCATGTGCGCGAACCCGGTGCAACCCACAAGGAGGATTGGGATACGGTTACGCAGGCGGCTCTGGCCGGCGGCGTAACGACCATCCTGGCGATGCCGAACACCAACCCGCCCATTTTCGATGAAACGACGCTTGACCTGGCATTGACCGCTGCGAAACAAAAAGCGCGCTGTGACTATGGTCAATACCTCGGCGCGGGGCCGGACAACGCGGATATCGCCGCTTCGCTCGCCCCCAAAGCTGCCGGGCTGAAGATGTACCTAGACTCCACCTTCGGGGAACTGCGCCTCGATGACATGACCCTCTGGATGCCTCACTTCGCGAAATTCCAAAAAGATGCGCCGATGGTCATGCACTCCGAAAGCCGCACGATGGCGGCGGCGATCTTGTTCTCCGCGATCCATGACCGCCCCATTCACATCGCGCATGTTTCATTAAAAGAGGAGATCCTGTTGATCAAGGCCGCCAAGGAAAAGGGGATCAAGGTGACCTGCGAAGTCTGCCCGCATCATTTATTCCTTTCAAAGGAAGACATCCCCGTCATCTCGCACGGACAGCCCGGCCGGGGCGAAGTCCGCCCGAGGCTGGCGACCAAAGAAGATGTGGATGCGTTGTGGGTAAATTTGGATGTGATCGACTGCTTCGCCACCGACCACGCACCGCACACCCTGCAGGAAAAGGATTCGGAAAATCCTCCCCCAGGCTTCCCCGGGCTGGAGACGATCCTGCCGCTGCTTCTCACCGCCGTTGGTGAAGGGCGATTATCGATGAACCATATTCTCGAAAAGATGTACACCAACCCGCGCCGCATCTTCAAGCTGCCTGAACAGCCCGAAACCTGGGTGGAAGTGGATGAGAATGCGGTCTACGAGATCAAAGCCGCCGGGCAGTTCACCCGCTGCGGCTGGACCCCGTTCGAAGGCTGGCAGGTGAGGGGCAAAGTAACAAAAGTTGTACTGCACGGCAGGACCGCCTTTGAGAACGGAAAAATCATCATCGGAAAAGGCTTTGGCAGGAATGTTCGGATATAA
- the icd gene encoding NADP-dependent isocitrate dehydrogenase, translated as MAYTNVKVPAGGTKISIQNGKLNVPDNPIIPFVEGDGTGRDIWRASVRVFDAAVQKAYGGKRKIHWMEVYAGEKPFKMFQTWLPDETTEAFREFLVGIKGPLTTPIGGGIRSLNVALRKLLDLYVCQRPVRWYKGVPSPVRHPEYVDMVIFRENTEDIYTGIEFANGTEDNKKFKEIFKEAFPKEYAKMRFPDTAGIGLKPISEEGTDRLVRAAIQWSLDNKRKSVNFVHKGNIMKFTEGAFKDWGYALAKREFRGQIVTERETWILGNKEARPNLSVEDNAKMIDPGFDMMSPAQQNDIKGEVEEALKLWDTHGDGKWKKMLLIKDSIADVSLQFTIIRPRDYDVIATMNLNGDYLSDALAAQVGGIGIAPGANINYETGHAIFEATHGTAPKYADLDKVNPGSVILSGEMMLRYMGWGEAADLIVNGMEGAIAAKTVTYDFARLMDNPMEIKCSEFGDAVINWMDKDIPASSQVEGQKSKGMKKAVAKKTATKKAVKEAAPKKAVKKVAKKVAAKKPAKKTAKKKK; from the coding sequence ATGGCTTACACAAACGTAAAAGTCCCTGCAGGCGGGACGAAGATCTCAATCCAAAATGGAAAGTTGAACGTTCCTGATAATCCGATCATCCCGTTCGTGGAGGGCGACGGCACCGGGCGGGATATCTGGCGTGCGTCTGTGCGCGTGTTCGATGCGGCGGTGCAGAAGGCGTACGGCGGCAAACGCAAAATTCACTGGATGGAAGTGTACGCGGGCGAGAAACCGTTCAAGATGTTCCAGACCTGGCTGCCCGATGAGACCACCGAAGCGTTTCGCGAATTTTTGGTCGGTATCAAGGGACCGCTGACCACGCCCATCGGCGGCGGCATCCGTTCGTTGAATGTGGCGCTGCGCAAACTGCTCGACCTGTACGTCTGCCAGCGCCCGGTGCGCTGGTATAAAGGTGTGCCTTCGCCGGTGCGCCATCCCGAATACGTGGACATGGTCATCTTCCGCGAGAACACCGAGGATATTTACACCGGCATCGAATTTGCGAACGGCACGGAAGATAATAAAAAATTCAAAGAGATATTCAAGGAAGCCTTCCCCAAGGAATACGCCAAGATGCGCTTTCCTGACACGGCGGGCATTGGTCTGAAGCCTATTTCCGAAGAAGGCACCGACCGCCTGGTCCGCGCTGCGATCCAGTGGTCGCTGGATAACAAGCGTAAGAGCGTGAACTTCGTCCACAAAGGCAACATCATGAAGTTCACCGAAGGCGCGTTCAAGGATTGGGGCTATGCCCTCGCCAAGCGCGAATTCCGCGGACAAATTGTCACCGAGCGCGAGACGTGGATCCTTGGCAACAAGGAAGCCAGGCCGAACTTGAGCGTGGAAGACAATGCCAAGATGATCGACCCCGGCTTCGACATGATGTCCCCCGCCCAGCAGAACGATATCAAGGGCGAAGTGGAGGAAGCGTTGAAGTTGTGGGACACCCACGGCGACGGCAAGTGGAAGAAGATGCTGCTCATCAAGGACTCGATTGCGGATGTTTCGTTGCAGTTCACCATCATCCGTCCGCGCGATTACGATGTCATCGCCACCATGAACCTGAACGGGGATTATCTTTCCGACGCGCTTGCGGCGCAGGTGGGCGGCATTGGCATTGCCCCGGGCGCGAACATCAACTATGAGACAGGTCACGCCATCTTCGAAGCGACTCACGGCACCGCGCCGAAGTATGCCGACCTGGACAAGGTCAACCCCGGTTCGGTCATCCTTTCGGGAGAGATGATGCTGCGCTACATGGGCTGGGGCGAAGCTGCCGACCTGATCGTCAATGGCATGGAAGGCGCGATCGCGGCGAAGACGGTCACATATGACTTTGCCCGCCTGATGGACAACCCAATGGAGATCAAGTGCTCCGAATTTGGCGATGCGGTTATTAATTGGATGGATAAGGATATTCCGGCGTCGTCGCAGGTCGAAGGTCAAAAGTCGAAGGGTATGAAAAAGGCTGTGGCAAAGAAAACCGCGACAAAGAAAGCAGTGAAGGAGGCTGCGCCGAAAAAAGCAGTGAAAAAGGTGGCTAAGAAGGTTGCCGCGAAGAAACCTGCCAAAAAGACGGCTAAGAAAAAGAAGTAA
- a CDS encoding FKBP-type peptidyl-prolyl cis-trans isomerase, with amino-acid sequence MKTASGLEYIEVEAGTGVQAEAGKTVSVHYTGKFQDGKVFDSSIPRGEPITFQLGRGNVINGWDEGIALMKVGGKAQLVIPPALAYGERGAGGVIPPNATLIFDVELVDVK; translated from the coding sequence ATGAAAACAGCAAGCGGACTGGAATACATCGAAGTGGAAGCCGGCACGGGCGTGCAGGCAGAGGCGGGAAAGACTGTTAGTGTGCATTACACAGGCAAGTTTCAGGACGGCAAGGTCTTTGACAGCTCCATCCCGCGCGGCGAGCCGATCACCTTCCAGCTCGGGCGCGGAAACGTCATCAATGGCTGGGACGAAGGCATCGCGCTGATGAAGGTTGGCGGCAAGGCGCAGCTCGTCATTCCGCCAGCCCTTGCCTACGGCGAACGCGGCGCGGGCGGGGTCATTCCCCCGAATGCGACTTTGATCTTCGATGTTGAATTGGTGGATGTGAAGTGA